The Devosia sp. MC521 genome has a segment encoding these proteins:
- the tnpB gene encoding IS66 family insertion sequence element accessory protein TnpB (TnpB, as the term is used for proteins encoded by IS66 family insertion elements, is considered an accessory protein, since TnpC, encoded by a neighboring gene, is a DDE family transposase.) — MIFPSNRVRIVVATKPIDFRKGHDSLAALVKNELHKDPFTGTVFVFRAKKTDRLKLLYWDGTGLVMAYKRLEEHSFTWPAVKDGLMTLSHAQFEALFSGLDWRRVRAVAARAPEAVE; from the coding sequence ATGATCTTTCCTTCGAACCGGGTGCGGATCGTGGTGGCGACCAAACCCATCGACTTCCGCAAAGGCCACGACAGCCTGGCCGCTTTGGTGAAGAACGAGCTGCACAAGGACCCGTTCACGGGAACGGTCTTTGTGTTCCGTGCCAAAAAGACCGACCGATTGAAGCTGCTCTACTGGGATGGCACCGGACTGGTTATGGCCTACAAGCGACTGGAAGAGCACAGCTTCACTTGGCCTGCGGTTAAGGACGGACTGATGACACTCAGCCACGCGCAGTTCGAGGCCCTGTTCTCCGGACTCGACTGGCGGCGGGTTCGGGCCGTTGCAGCCAGGGCTCCAGAAGCCGTGGAATGA
- a CDS encoding IS66 family transposase — MLETAELPDDVTALKAMLVAAEARNQRKDERIAQLEKLVAAFRQAAFGRRSEKSDPDQFELALEDLETAIAAVHAEEDAEDRAARRSAKPRSTNRGSLPKHLPRIEEIIEPDSLICGCGGGLHCIGEDVSEKLDVIPAQFRVIVTRRPKYACRSCTDGVVQAPAPVRLIPGGLPTEAMVAHVLVSKYADHLPLYRQAQIYSRQGIDLDRSTLADWVGRAAFELRPVYDALLADLKRSSKLFMDETRAPVLDPGARKTKTGYFWALARDERPWNGTAPPGVAFTYAPGRGGLHAEQILQGFGGILQVDGYAGYNRLVSPSRVGAGIQLAYCWAHARRKLIDITRTGPAPIAQEGVRLIRELYAIEADIRGRGPDDRLAVRRERSAPALARIKDWHDHHRRRVSPKAPLGEALSYIAKYWAGLELFLTDGRIELDNNAVERTIRPIALNRKNALFAGHDTGAENWAVIASLIETCKLNSVDPNAWLAATLHAIVTRHRQSRINELLPWNYPAIVGD; from the coding sequence ATGCTCGAGACCGCCGAACTTCCCGACGATGTTACCGCCCTCAAGGCGATGCTCGTCGCGGCGGAGGCGCGCAATCAGCGCAAGGATGAGCGGATCGCACAGCTGGAAAAGCTGGTCGCAGCGTTCAGGCAAGCGGCCTTCGGGCGCAGGTCGGAAAAGAGCGATCCGGACCAGTTCGAGCTGGCGCTGGAGGATCTGGAAACAGCCATCGCGGCAGTCCACGCCGAGGAAGATGCAGAGGATCGCGCGGCCCGGCGGTCGGCCAAACCGCGCAGCACCAATCGTGGTTCGCTCCCCAAGCACCTGCCGCGGATCGAGGAGATCATTGAGCCCGATAGCCTGATCTGTGGCTGCGGCGGCGGTCTGCACTGCATTGGCGAGGACGTCTCCGAGAAGCTCGATGTGATCCCGGCCCAGTTCCGGGTGATCGTGACCCGTCGCCCCAAATATGCCTGCCGATCCTGCACGGACGGTGTGGTGCAGGCGCCGGCGCCCGTTCGACTAATCCCTGGCGGGCTCCCAACTGAGGCCATGGTCGCCCATGTTCTGGTCAGCAAATACGCCGACCACCTTCCGCTCTATCGCCAAGCGCAGATTTACAGCCGCCAGGGTATTGATCTGGACCGCTCAACACTGGCCGATTGGGTCGGTCGGGCCGCCTTCGAGCTGCGTCCGGTCTATGACGCCCTGCTGGCGGACCTCAAACGGTCCTCAAAGCTGTTCATGGACGAAACCCGCGCTCCGGTGCTTGATCCTGGAGCCAGAAAGACCAAAACCGGATACTTCTGGGCCCTGGCCAGAGACGAGCGTCCCTGGAATGGCACCGCACCACCCGGTGTTGCCTTCACCTATGCCCCTGGCCGAGGTGGTCTTCATGCCGAACAGATATTGCAGGGCTTCGGCGGCATCCTGCAGGTGGATGGCTATGCCGGCTACAACCGGCTGGTCTCGCCCAGCCGTGTCGGCGCGGGTATCCAGCTCGCCTATTGCTGGGCCCATGCGCGCCGCAAGCTGATTGATATCACCCGCACTGGTCCTGCGCCGATCGCCCAAGAGGGGGTGCGGCTCATCCGCGAACTCTACGCCATTGAGGCCGATATCCGAGGCCGGGGCCCGGATGACCGCCTCGCCGTGCGCCGGGAGCGGTCAGCTCCAGCCCTGGCGCGGATAAAAGATTGGCATGATCACCATCGCAGGCGCGTCTCGCCAAAAGCGCCGCTCGGGGAAGCATTGAGCTATATCGCCAAATACTGGGCTGGGCTCGAGTTGTTCCTGACCGATGGGCGCATTGAGCTCGACAACAATGCTGTCGAGCGGACCATCCGTCCCATCGCACTGAATCGGAAGAACGCGCTCTTTGCCGGTCATGATACCGGTGCTGAGAACTGGGCCGTCATCGCCTCGCTGATCGAAACCTGCAAGCTCAACAGCGTCGATCCCAACGCCTGGCTGGCCGCGACACTCCACGCCATCGTCACCAGACATAGGCAGAGCCGCATTAACGAACTGCTCCCGTGGAACTATCCTGCCATCGTGGGTGATTGA
- a CDS encoding transposase, with the protein MDAPMELLTNSAGRRRNRQWPDEVKARIVAETLRPGATVGQVAQRHGLKANHLSSWRTLARNGKLVLPAPEGPVEFASLMVAPVEEVTAEEPSASAGPEIVLGAVSIRLEPGAPASRIASVVHALMATS; encoded by the coding sequence ATGGACGCTCCAATGGAGCTTCTCACAAACAGCGCGGGACGGCGTCGCAACCGGCAATGGCCCGATGAGGTGAAGGCGCGGATTGTCGCCGAAACGCTTCGGCCAGGGGCGACTGTCGGTCAAGTTGCGCAGCGACATGGGCTGAAGGCCAACCATCTGTCGTCGTGGCGGACCCTCGCCCGGAATGGGAAGCTGGTGCTGCCGGCTCCGGAAGGCCCTGTTGAGTTTGCGAGTCTAATGGTCGCTCCGGTTGAGGAGGTGACGGCCGAGGAGCCGTCGGCGTCGGCTGGGCCAGAGATTGTGTTGGGGGCGGTGTCCATCCGCTTGGAGCCGGGTGCTCCGGCGAGCCGGATTGCCTCGGTTGTACACGCCCTGATGGCGACCTCATGA